A single window of Enterobacteriaceae bacterium ESL0689 DNA harbors:
- a CDS encoding SoxR reducing system RseC family protein, giving the protein MIRCWATVVSWDNGIAQVDCEVKTACGGCALHAGCHNPALNQSLSPSCHRMMVASKHPLSVGQKVELGIAENHLLGAALFVYIIPLAGLLVVASLFQFLFASDFVSFCGAVVGSGGGFGLVRWLDGKYHLSQSWQPVIISTGLPPDLLCVEKVFSQ; this is encoded by the coding sequence GTGATAAGATGCTGGGCGACAGTCGTCTCCTGGGATAATGGCATCGCACAGGTCGATTGTGAGGTTAAAACCGCCTGCGGTGGTTGTGCCTTGCATGCGGGTTGCCATAATCCGGCGCTGAATCAATCTCTTTCGCCCTCTTGTCACAGGATGATGGTTGCCAGTAAACATCCCCTGTCCGTGGGACAAAAAGTTGAGCTAGGGATCGCAGAAAACCATCTTCTCGGCGCTGCGTTATTTGTGTATATCATACCGCTGGCAGGATTATTGGTCGTGGCATCTCTTTTTCAGTTCTTGTTCGCCAGTGATTTTGTCTCATTTTGTGGGGCAGTGGTGGGTAGTGGCGGTGGTTTTGGGCTTGTTCGCTGGCTGGATGGTAAATATCACCTATCCCAGTCATGGCAGCCGGTCATTATAAGTACCGGTTTGCCGCCAGATTTGCTGTGCGTAGAAAAGGTGTTTTCACAATAG
- the lepA gene encoding translation elongation factor 4, whose amino-acid sequence MKNIRNFSIIAHIDHGKSTLSDRIIQICGGLSEREMEAQVLDSMDLERERGITIKAQSVTLDYKANDGEIYQLNFIDTPGHVDFSYEVSRSLAACEGALLVVDAGQGVEAQTLANCYTAIEMDLEVVPVLNKIDLPAADPDRVAEEIEDIVGIDAHDAVRCSAKTGAGVPDVLERLVRDIPPPEGDAEAPLQALIIDSWFDNYLGVVSLVRIKNGTLRKGDKIKVMSTDQVYNADRLGIFTPKRVDRNELRCGEVGWLVCAIKDIHGASVGDTLTTARNPADSALPGFKKVKPQVYAGLFPVSSDDYESFRDALGKLSLNDASLFYEPESSTALGFGFRCGFLGLLHMEIIQERLEREYNLDLITTAPTVVYEIETTAKEILYVDSPSKLPPLNNIQELREPIAECHMLLPQEYLGNVMTLCVEKRGVQTNMVYHGNQVALTYEIPMAEVVLDFFDRLKSTSRGYASLDYNFKRFQASDMVRVDVLINGERVDALALITHNDNAPYRGRELVEKMKDLIPRQQFDIAIQAAIGNHIIARSTVKQLRKNVLAKCYGGDVSRKKKLLQKQKEGKKRMKQVGNVELPQEAFLAILHVGKDGK is encoded by the coding sequence ATGAAGAATATACGTAACTTTTCAATCATTGCTCATATCGATCACGGTAAATCGACGTTATCTGACCGAATTATTCAGATTTGCGGTGGACTGTCTGAGCGTGAAATGGAAGCTCAGGTACTGGATTCGATGGATCTTGAACGTGAGCGTGGTATCACTATTAAGGCGCAAAGTGTTACCCTGGATTATAAAGCGAATGATGGTGAAATCTATCAACTGAACTTTATTGATACCCCAGGCCACGTCGATTTTTCTTATGAGGTTTCTCGCTCGCTTGCCGCCTGTGAAGGGGCGTTGCTGGTCGTGGATGCCGGGCAAGGCGTTGAAGCACAAACCCTCGCGAACTGTTATACCGCAATAGAGATGGATCTCGAAGTTGTTCCGGTTCTCAATAAGATCGATCTGCCCGCCGCTGATCCGGATCGTGTCGCAGAAGAGATTGAAGATATCGTTGGGATAGATGCCCATGATGCGGTACGTTGCTCGGCAAAAACCGGGGCAGGTGTGCCAGATGTTCTGGAGCGTCTGGTGCGTGATATTCCACCACCAGAAGGCGATGCAGAGGCACCGCTACAGGCGCTGATCATCGACTCCTGGTTTGATAACTATCTGGGTGTCGTTTCACTGGTACGAATTAAAAATGGCACTCTGCGTAAAGGCGATAAAATTAAAGTGATGAGTACCGATCAGGTTTATAACGCTGATCGTCTTGGTATTTTTACGCCTAAGCGGGTTGACCGTAATGAGCTGCGATGCGGTGAGGTCGGCTGGCTGGTATGTGCGATTAAAGATATTCATGGTGCATCGGTGGGCGATACACTAACCACGGCGCGCAACCCGGCTGATAGCGCATTGCCTGGATTTAAAAAGGTCAAACCACAGGTCTATGCTGGCCTGTTTCCGGTCAGTTCTGATGATTACGAAAGTTTCCGTGACGCGCTGGGTAAATTGAGCCTCAATGACGCTTCCTTGTTCTATGAACCAGAAAGTTCCACAGCGCTGGGCTTTGGTTTCCGCTGTGGTTTCCTTGGTTTACTGCATATGGAGATTATCCAGGAACGCCTGGAGCGGGAATATAATCTGGACTTGATCACAACGGCACCGACGGTTGTCTATGAAATTGAAACAACCGCGAAAGAGATCCTCTATGTCGATAGCCCCTCTAAATTACCGCCGCTGAATAATATTCAGGAGTTACGTGAACCTATTGCCGAATGTCATATGCTATTACCCCAGGAGTATCTGGGGAATGTAATGACATTATGTGTTGAGAAACGCGGTGTACAAACCAATATGGTTTATCACGGTAATCAGGTGGCGTTAACTTATGAAATTCCGATGGCCGAAGTAGTGCTCGACTTTTTTGATCGCCTGAAATCGACGTCGCGTGGTTATGCGTCACTGGACTACAACTTTAAACGCTTCCAGGCCTCTGACATGGTCCGTGTGGATGTGTTGATTAATGGTGAACGTGTCGATGCGCTGGCATTAATTACCCATAATGATAATGCCCCCTATCGTGGTCGTGAGCTGGTGGAAAAAATGAAAGACCTGATCCCACGGCAGCAATTTGATATTGCGATCCAGGCCGCTATTGGTAACCATATTATTGCCCGATCTACCGTGAAACAATTGCGTAAAAATGTGCTGGCGAAATGTTATGGTGGTGATGTCAGTCGTAAGAAAAAGTTACTGCAAAAGCAGAAAGAGGGTAAAAAACGAATGAAGCAAGTCGGTAACGTTGAGCTGCCACAGGAAGCGTTCCTGGCTATTTTGCATGTCGGTAAAGACGGAAAATAA
- the lepB gene encoding signal peptidase I: MANMFALILVIATLVTGVLWCLDKFIFGSKRRRSQPVVTPENDQPTKKTPEKAGWLETGASIFPVLAVVLVIRSFIYEPFQIPSGSMMPTLLIGDFILVEKFAYGIKDPVFQKTLIETGHPQRGDIVVFKYPEDPRLDYIKRAVGLPGDKISYDPVEKQLTIQPHCPSGQACSDTLPITYSHVEPSDFVQTFSRQNGREVTNGFWQRPKEENQTDGIRLTERNETLAEVTHRILTLPVVQDQVNLYYRQPGQPIATWIVPPAHYFMMGDNRDNSADSRYWGFVPEANLVGKATTIWLSFEKQQGEWPTDIRLSRIGRIH, translated from the coding sequence ATGGCTAATATGTTTGCCCTGATACTGGTCATCGCAACCCTGGTGACGGGGGTTTTATGGTGCCTGGATAAATTTATCTTTGGCTCTAAACGACGCCGGTCACAGCCCGTTGTTACGCCAGAAAATGATCAACCGACAAAAAAAACACCAGAAAAAGCAGGCTGGCTGGAAACGGGAGCGTCAATATTTCCGGTTCTGGCGGTTGTCCTGGTGATTCGATCATTTATTTATGAGCCATTTCAAATCCCTTCAGGATCGATGATGCCCACATTATTAATAGGGGATTTTATTCTGGTGGAAAAATTTGCTTATGGTATTAAAGATCCTGTCTTCCAGAAAACATTGATCGAAACAGGGCATCCACAGCGTGGTGATATCGTGGTCTTTAAATATCCCGAGGATCCGCGTCTGGACTATATCAAACGTGCGGTGGGGTTACCGGGAGATAAAATAAGTTATGATCCTGTGGAAAAACAACTTACGATTCAGCCGCATTGTCCTTCTGGTCAGGCCTGTAGTGATACGTTGCCGATCACTTATTCTCATGTCGAGCCGAGTGATTTCGTCCAGACATTTTCCCGCCAGAATGGCAGGGAAGTCACAAATGGATTCTGGCAACGGCCAAAAGAGGAAAATCAGACAGATGGCATCCGCCTGACAGAACGTAACGAGACACTGGCTGAAGTGACTCATCGTATTCTGACGCTTCCTGTGGTGCAGGATCAGGTTAATCTCTATTACCGTCAGCCTGGTCAGCCGATAGCAACCTGGATCGTACCGCCAGCCCACTATTTCATGATGGGTGATAATCGTGATAATAGTGCAGACAGCCGTTACTGGGGATTTGTACCAGAAGCGAACCTGGTCGGTAAAGCGACGACTATCTGGCTGAGTTTTGAAAAACAGCAAGGGGAGTGGCCAACAGATATCAGATTATCGCGAATTGGCCGCATTCACTGA
- the rnc gene encoding ribonuclease III: MNPIVIKRLQRKLGYTFHHQDLLQQALTHRSASSKHNERLEFLGDSILSFVIANALYHRFPQIDEGDMSRMRATLVRGNTLAEIAREFELGDCLRLGPGELKSGGYRRDSILADTVEALIGGIFLDSNIQNIEHLILNWYQTRLAEISPGDKQKDPKTRLQEYLQGRHLPLPAYLVVQVRGEAHDQEFTIHCQVSGLEEPVVGIGSSRRKSEQAAAEQALKILGLE, encoded by the coding sequence ATGAACCCCATCGTAATTAAACGGCTTCAAAGGAAGCTGGGCTATACTTTTCATCATCAGGATCTATTACAGCAGGCATTAACCCACCGCAGTGCCAGCAGCAAACATAATGAGCGCCTGGAGTTTTTAGGCGATTCGATATTGAGTTTTGTTATCGCGAATGCGCTCTATCATCGTTTTCCACAGATCGACGAAGGTGATATGAGTCGTATGCGTGCAACGCTGGTACGCGGCAATACGCTGGCGGAAATCGCCCGCGAGTTTGAATTAGGCGATTGTCTGCGCCTTGGGCCAGGTGAGTTAAAAAGTGGTGGTTACCGCCGGGATTCGATTCTGGCGGATACCGTCGAAGCGTTAATTGGTGGCATTTTTCTCGATAGTAATATCCAGAACATTGAGCATCTGATCCTGAACTGGTATCAAACGCGTCTGGCTGAGATCAGCCCAGGAGATAAGCAAAAAGATCCGAAAACGCGATTACAGGAGTATCTGCAAGGTCGTCATTTGCCGCTCCCTGCTTACCTGGTGGTTCAGGTTCGGGGTGAAGCACATGATCAGGAATTCACCATCCACTGTCAGGTCAGTGGTCTGGAAGAACCGGTGGTGGGTATCGGTTCCAGCCGACGTAAGTCGGAACAGGCGGCTGCCGAACAGGCACTAAAAATACTGGGGCTGGAATGA
- the era gene encoding GTPase Era: MSVEKKHCGFIAIVGRPNVGKSTLLNRLLGQKVSITSRKAQTTRHRIVGIHTEGSYQAIYVDTPGLHIDEKRAINRLMNKAASSSIGDVELIIFVVEGTHWTADDEMVLNKLRDSKVPVILAVNKVDNVQDKAKLLPHLQFLAKQMNFLDIVPISAETGMNVDIIEKIVREHLPQAEHHFPEDYITDRSQRFMASEIIREKLMRFLGEELPYSVTVEIERFQTNERGGYDINGLILVEREGQKKMVIGSKGAKIKTIGIEARKDMQELFGVPVHLELWVKVKSGWADDERALRSLGYVDDL, encoded by the coding sequence ATGAGCGTCGAGAAAAAGCACTGCGGATTTATTGCGATAGTCGGGCGTCCGAATGTAGGTAAATCTACATTATTGAACAGATTACTGGGACAAAAAGTGTCTATTACTTCCCGTAAAGCGCAAACAACCCGTCATCGTATTGTCGGCATCCATACGGAAGGGTCGTATCAGGCCATCTATGTTGATACGCCAGGCTTGCATATCGATGAAAAACGGGCGATCAACCGTTTGATGAATAAAGCAGCCAGCAGTTCTATTGGTGATGTTGAGTTGATCATTTTTGTGGTCGAAGGGACTCACTGGACAGCGGATGACGAGATGGTGCTCAATAAGCTGCGTGACAGTAAAGTGCCGGTTATCCTGGCGGTGAATAAAGTAGATAACGTTCAGGATAAAGCGAAATTACTGCCACACCTGCAGTTCCTCGCCAAACAGATGAATTTTCTTGATATCGTTCCTATCTCTGCAGAGACAGGCATGAATGTCGATATCATTGAGAAAATTGTGCGTGAACACCTGCCACAAGCGGAGCATCACTTCCCGGAAGATTACATTACTGACCGCTCTCAGCGCTTTATGGCCTCTGAAATTATCCGTGAGAAACTGATGCGCTTTCTGGGTGAGGAGCTCCCTTACTCTGTCACGGTAGAAATCGAACGTTTCCAGACTAACGAGCGTGGCGGTTACGATATTAACGGTTTGATTCTGGTTGAACGTGAAGGGCAGAAGAAAATGGTAATTGGCAGTAAAGGTGCCAAAATTAAGACCATCGGTATTGAAGCCCGTAAGGACATGCAGGAATTATTTGGCGTTCCTGTGCATCTTGAATTATGGGTCAAAGTCAAATCGGGCTGGGCTGACGATGAGCGTGCGTTACGCAGTCTCGGTTATGTTGACGATCTCTGA
- the recO gene encoding DNA repair protein RecO yields MDGWQRAFILHSRPWSETSLMLDAFTEASGRVCLVAKGARARRSSLKGALQPFTPLLLRFSGRGEVKTLRSAEAVSLALPLSGIALYSGLYVNELLSRVLEQETCFSALFFDYLHCLQALAQGNGSPEPALRRFELMLLEHLGYGVDFLHCAGSGERVDDTMTYRYRAEKGFFASIVIDNNTFTGHHLKALANREFPDSDALRAAKRFTRLALKPYLGGKPLKSREFFRQFIPANTQGTNRRQ; encoded by the coding sequence ATGGATGGCTGGCAACGCGCTTTTATCCTGCATAGCCGTCCCTGGAGCGAAACCAGTCTGATGCTGGACGCCTTTACCGAAGCGTCCGGGCGTGTCTGTCTGGTGGCGAAAGGGGCGCGTGCCAGACGATCCAGCCTCAAAGGTGCGCTTCAGCCTTTTACGCCGCTGTTATTACGTTTTAGTGGTCGTGGTGAAGTGAAAACACTACGCAGTGCAGAGGCGGTCTCGCTGGCCCTGCCTCTCAGCGGCATTGCACTTTATAGTGGCTTATATGTGAATGAGCTGCTTTCCCGTGTGCTAGAGCAGGAAACCTGTTTTTCGGCACTCTTCTTTGATTATCTGCACTGTTTACAGGCGCTGGCACAAGGGAATGGCTCGCCGGAGCCGGCATTACGTCGTTTTGAACTGATGCTACTGGAGCATCTGGGCTATGGCGTTGATTTCCTCCATTGCGCTGGCAGTGGAGAAAGAGTCGATGATACGATGACCTACCGTTACCGGGCAGAAAAAGGTTTTTTTGCCAGCATAGTCATTGATAACAATACATTTACCGGGCATCATCTGAAGGCACTGGCAAATCGCGAGTTTCCGGATAGTGATGCATTACGTGCTGCCAAACGCTTTACCCGTCTTGCCCTGAAGCCATATCTGGGTGGTAAGCCATTAAAAAGTCGGGAATTCTTTCGCCAGTTCATACCTGCTAATACGCAGGGTACGAACAGAAGACAATGA
- the pdxJ gene encoding pyridoxine 5'-phosphate synthase: MAELLLGVNIDHIATLRNARGTTYPDPIQAAFIAEQAGADGITVHLREDRRHITDRDVRLLRQILHTRMNLEMAVTEEMVNIACEIKPHFCCLVPENRQEVTTEGGLDVAGQHQKIQDVCQRLAQAGIQVSLFIDADRGQIKAAADAGAPYIEIHTGCYADSTTEAQQKKELERIVAAATYATSLGLKVNAGHGLTYHNVQAIARIPEIHELNIGHAIIARAVMSGLDHAVSEMKRLMRETRS, encoded by the coding sequence ATGGCTGAATTATTGTTAGGGGTTAATATCGACCATATTGCGACCTTGCGTAACGCGCGTGGTACGACTTACCCTGATCCGATACAGGCTGCTTTTATTGCTGAGCAGGCGGGTGCGGATGGTATTACGGTCCATCTGCGTGAAGATCGTCGCCATATTACTGATCGTGACGTTCGTCTTTTACGTCAGATACTGCATACCCGAATGAATCTCGAGATGGCGGTGACCGAAGAGATGGTGAATATCGCCTGCGAAATTAAGCCTCATTTCTGTTGCCTGGTCCCGGAAAATCGCCAGGAGGTGACAACTGAGGGGGGGCTTGATGTTGCTGGACAGCATCAGAAAATACAGGATGTCTGCCAGCGTCTTGCCCAGGCCGGGATTCAGGTTTCACTGTTTATTGATGCCGATCGCGGGCAAATCAAGGCGGCGGCTGATGCTGGTGCGCCTTACATCGAAATTCACACCGGTTGCTATGCCGATAGCACCACCGAAGCTCAACAAAAGAAAGAGCTGGAGCGTATTGTCGCGGCAGCAACCTATGCAACCAGCCTTGGATTGAAAGTCAATGCCGGGCATGGACTGACTTACCATAACGTGCAGGCGATCGCCCGTATTCCTGAGATACACGAACTGAATATTGGTCATGCGATTATCGCGCGTGCCGTAATGAGCGGCTTAGATCATGCTGTCAGCGAAATGAAACGCCTCATGCGGGAAACTCGTTCCTGA
- the acpS gene encoding holo-ACP synthase, which translates to MAIVGLGSDIVEIARIEAIIARSGDRLARRIFHDSEWAIWQRHAQPGRFLAKRFAVKEAAAKALGTGIRNGLAFQQFEVYNDELGKPRLRLWGEAKKLAQRLGIDQMHVTLADERHYACATVIAESNSQ; encoded by the coding sequence ATGGCTATCGTCGGACTGGGCAGTGATATTGTCGAAATCGCGCGGATTGAGGCGATCATCGCCCGTAGTGGTGATCGTCTGGCCAGGCGTATATTTCATGACAGCGAATGGGCAATATGGCAGCGCCATGCGCAGCCAGGTCGTTTTCTGGCGAAACGTTTTGCAGTAAAAGAAGCGGCAGCGAAAGCACTGGGTACTGGCATTCGCAACGGCCTGGCATTTCAACAGTTTGAGGTTTATAACGACGAGCTGGGAAAACCACGATTACGCTTATGGGGGGAGGCAAAAAAGCTGGCTCAGCGTCTGGGGATAGATCAGATGCATGTCACGCTGGCAGATGAACGCCATTACGCTTGTGCGACAGTGATTGCCGAAAGTAACTCTCAGTAA
- a CDS encoding YfhL family 4Fe-4S dicluster ferredoxin: MALLITARCINCDMCEPECPNEAISMGDSVYEIDSDRCTECRGHYDTPTCQKVCPIPNTIIPDPAHRESEEQLWDKFVLMYHADKI, encoded by the coding sequence GTGGCTTTATTAATTACAGCGCGCTGTATCAATTGTGATATGTGTGAACCGGAATGCCCCAATGAAGCTATTTCGATGGGTGACAGCGTTTATGAAATTGATAGTGACCGTTGCACCGAGTGCAGAGGCCACTATGATACACCGACCTGCCAGAAAGTATGCCCTATTCCGAATACGATCATCCCTGATCCGGCACACAGAGAGAGCGAAGAGCAATTATGGGATAAATTCGTTTTAATGTATCACGCGGATAAGATCTGA
- a CDS encoding glycerophosphodiester phosphodiesterase family protein yields MKVVGLFFCFLFMLLISSYIYMELIISTLNKNDIVVIAHSGGEIDGHIYTNSLEALNHSYLQGARNFELDIRETKDHHLVAVHGWEQWAEFTGYTDELPPSLDDFKKNKIFGKYTGIDFADINQWFSQHQDATLITDKIDVPQRITSLFCDKNRLKMELFS; encoded by the coding sequence ATGAAAGTTGTTGGTCTATTTTTCTGTTTCCTTTTCATGTTGTTAATCAGCAGCTATATTTATATGGAGTTAATAATTTCAACGCTAAATAAAAATGATATTGTGGTGATCGCACACTCTGGCGGTGAAATTGACGGCCATATTTACACCAACTCGCTGGAAGCATTAAATCATTCATATCTACAAGGAGCACGAAATTTTGAGCTGGATATCAGAGAGACTAAAGATCATCATCTGGTTGCCGTACATGGATGGGAGCAGTGGGCTGAATTCACGGGATATACCGACGAACTGCCGCCATCATTAGATGATTTTAAGAAAAATAAAATATTCGGCAAATACACGGGTATTGATTTTGCAGATATTAATCAATGGTTCAGCCAACATCAGGATGCGACATTAATAACAGACAAGATAGACGTTCCACAACGAATAACATCCCTGTTCTGCGATAAAAATCGTTTAAAAATGGAGCTATTCTCTTAA